One segment of Paraburkholderia caribensis DNA contains the following:
- a CDS encoding DUF1269 domain-containing protein: MSDLVVVSFKGEETADQVLTKLRQMQKEHLIDLEDACVVVRSAKGKVHLKQAVDLVRIGAVSGAAWGGLFGGLVGLMLLNPLAGLATGMAIGAGTGALSGALSDYGIDDDFMRSTGQNIEPGSSALFILVRRVNFDKVLPELKPFGGKVLKTSLTNDQEERLRKALESMNSSDTTA; this comes from the coding sequence ATGAGCGATCTAGTCGTTGTAAGCTTCAAAGGCGAAGAGACAGCCGACCAGGTGTTGACCAAACTCCGACAGATGCAAAAGGAACATCTGATTGATCTGGAGGATGCCTGCGTCGTGGTCCGTAGCGCGAAGGGCAAGGTACACCTCAAGCAGGCCGTCGATCTCGTCAGGATCGGCGCTGTCAGTGGCGCGGCCTGGGGTGGTCTATTTGGCGGTCTGGTTGGGCTGATGCTGCTCAATCCCCTCGCCGGGCTGGCAACGGGCATGGCCATTGGCGCTGGCACGGGCGCATTGTCGGGCGCGCTCTCGGACTATGGAATCGACGACGATTTCATGCGTTCGACGGGCCAGAACATTGAGCCGGGTTCGTCGGCGCTGTTCATCCTCGTGCGTCGCGTGAATTTCGACAAGGTCCTGCCGGAGCTGAAGCCTTTCGGTGGGAAGGTATTAAAGACATCACTCACGAACGATCAGGAAGAACGCCTGAGAAAGGCGCTAGAGAGCATGAACAGCAGTGATACGACAGCGTAA